The following coding sequences lie in one Helicoverpa zea isolate HzStark_Cry1AcR chromosome 14, ilHelZeax1.1, whole genome shotgun sequence genomic window:
- the LOC124636214 gene encoding probable tubulin polyglutamylase ttll-15, whose amino-acid sequence MDDENDQKIEEKEERTLNNNTVTKDKNTDTVQQDLDLNSDKYKTKPEGIAHTNIFLLVCIAGISLGILLQLINAVKRSESVDKDYYLEKPLKYWVYKNSTKANDLNGFLKHVHLVLNRVGYEKSTNETPWNLLWAFETPFNELNLRNLSSNQKLNHFPGTGFITSKVDLATSDSKYIPKAFRLPKNKNEFLKYAEQNKDAMFVQKYNTHRHVYLKNVSEIDMTSGKSFVQEYVRNPFLVDGHRFDIGVYVVLKSVNPLRVYWYKGDVLFRYCSVKYHPFDPANLEKYVVGDDYLPTWEVPSLAHTYTALGNTMKEAFDIYVRSMGKDPTVMWEEVQNAISEIFFMKEHHIIEALKGFASSENLFQMMRFDFLVDENLKVHLLEANMSPNLSSHHYPPNQLLYEQVLYNLFSLTGVTQENVKMEGDTKGAQSMISAQKNIGVFGEECRTICNDNCSALELCSLCKPCLDAKLKKSLLDAYSEFLHRGDFRRLVPPPMVPNNDIESLLEKYKHLSTNNRLLHLWYQGKCNQDITWCY is encoded by the exons atGGACGACGAAAAT GATCAGAAGATAGAAGAAAAGGAAGAGAGAACTCTTAATAACAATACGGTAACGAAGGACAAGAATACAGACACCGTTCAACAAGACCTAGATTTAAATTCagataaatacaaaacaaagcCTGAGGGGATAGCTCACACAAACATATTTTTGCTAGTTTGCATAGCAGGCATATCGTTAGGAATACTTCTACAACTAATAAATGCTGTTAAACGAAGTGAGAGTGTTGACAAAGATTATTATCTCGAAAAACCATTGAAGTACTGGGTGTATAAGAATTCTACAAAGGCCAACGACTTGAATGGCTTTCTCAAACATGTACATTTAGTTCTAAACAGAGTAGGATACGAGAAAAGTACAAACGAAACGCCATGGAACTTACTATGGGCATTCGAGACCCCTTTTAATGAACTCAACCTTCGAAATTTAAGCTCTAACCAAAAATTAAACCATTTCCCCGGTACGGGGTTTATCACTTCAAAAGTAGACCTAGCGACTTCCGATTCAAAGTACATACCAAAGGCTTTTAGacttccaaaaaataaaaatgagttcTTAAAGTACGCAGAGCAGAATAAAGATGCGATGTTTGTGCAAAAGTAtaacacacacagacacgtctaTTTGAAGAACGTGAGTGAAATAGATATGACTAGCGGGAAAAGTTTCGTTCAAGAGTATGTGCGAAATCCGTTCTTAGTGGATGGACATAGGTTCGATATTGGCGTGTACGTGGTGCTGAAATCAGTGAACCCCCTGAGGGTATATTGGTACAAAGGCGATGTTTTGTTCAG ATACTGCTCTGTCAAATACCATCCCTTCGATCCAGCTAATTTGGAGAAGTATGTGGTGGGAGATGACTATCTGCCTACTTGGGAAGTTCCCTCGTTGGCGCATACCTACACTGCGCTGGGCAACACTATGAAAGAAGCCTTCGATATCTATGTTAGGTCTATG GGCAAGGATCCGACAGTAATGTGGGAGGAAGTGCAGAACGCTATCTCAGAAATATTCTTTATGAAAGAACATCATATCATTGAAGCG TTGAAGGGGTTTGCATCTTCAGAGAACCTCTTTCAAATGATGCGGTTTGACTTCTTAGTGGACGAGAACTTGAAGGTTCACTTGTTGGAGGCCAATATGAGCCCTAACTTAAGTTCTCATCACTACCCGCCGAACCAGTTGCTGTATGAACAAGTACTCTATAACCTGTTTTCTTTGACTGGTGTCACACAAGAGAATGTTAAGATGGAAGG TGATACAAAAGGCGCTCAAAGTATGATATCTGCACAGAAGAATATAGGAGTATTTGGCGAAGAGTGTAGGACGATATGCAACGACAACTGCAGTGCTTTGGAACTGTGCTCTCTATGCAAGCCGTGCCTCGATGCTAAGCTGAAGAAGAGTTTGCTGGACGCCTACAGTGAATTCTTACATAGAGGCGACTTTAGAAGACTGGTTCCACCGCCTATGGTCCCTAATAAC GACATAGAATCATTATtggaaaaatacaaacatttgtCCACAAACAACAGACTTCTACATTTATGGTATCAAGGAAAATGTAATCAAGACATAACAtggtgttattaa
- the LOC124636215 gene encoding GDP-mannose 4,6 dehydratase yields MSGEGSSIVNDNRKVALITGITGQDGSYLAEFLIDKGYEVHGVLRRSSSFNTGRIQHLYGQPACHTGGRMHLHYGDLTDTTCLIRIITKIRPKEIYNLGAQSHVKVSFELSEYTAQVDALGTLRLLEAVRAAGMEKEAKIYQASTSELYGKVVEVPQNEKTPFYPRSPYACAKLYGYWIVVNYREAYGMFACNGLLFNHESPRRGENFVTRKITRGVAKITLGLMEYLELGNLDSKRDWGHAKDYIEAMWLMLQQEEPEDFVVATGEAHSVREFVEKAFSCVGRRVSWRGSGDAETGHDADSGQLLVKINPKYFRPTEVDLLLGDPSKAKQKLGWVPRVSFDQLVKDMVEADLELMKRNPEA; encoded by the exons ATGTCAGGCGAAGGCTCTAGTATTGTGAATGATAATAGGAAAGTGGCTCTGATAACCGGCATAACAGGGCAG GATGGTTCATACCTAGCCGAGTTCCTGATAGACAAAGGGTATGAGGTCCACGGCGTGCTCCGTCGATCCTCGTCGTTCAACACGGGCCGCATACAGCATTTGTATGGACAACCCGCGTGCCACACGGGCGGGCGAATGCATTTACATTATGGAGATCTCACTGATACTACCTGTTTAATCCGCATTATTACTAAG ATCCGGCCCAAAGAGATTTACAATTTAGGAGCTCAGTCCCACGTCAAAGTTTCCTTCGAGTTAAGCGAGTACACAGCCCAAGTAGATGCCCTGGGTACCCTGAGGCTGTTGGAAGCGGTCAGGGCAGCTGGCATGGAGAAGGAAGCTAAGATCTACCAGGCTTCTACCTCAGAACTGTATGGAAAAGTGGTGGAAGTTCCACAGAATGAAAAGACGCCTTTTTATCCGAGGTCGCCTTATG CTTGTGCAAAACTCTACGGCTATTGGATAGTAGTGAACTACAGGGAGGCATACGGTATGTTCGCATGTAACGGCCTACTCTTCAACCACGAGAGCCCCCGCCGAGGCGAGAACTTTGTCACCAGAAAGATTACCAGGGGCGTCGCCAAGATAACCCTGGGCTTGATGGAGTACCTCGAGCTTGGTAACTTGGATAGCAAAAGAGATTGGGGACACGCTAAGGATTATATtgag GCCATGTGGCTAATGCTGCAACAAGAAGAACCAGAAGACTTCGTAGTGGCCACAGGAGAAGCGCACAGCGTCCGCGAGTTCGTAGAGAAGGCGTTCTCTTGCGTGGGACGCCGCGTGTCGTGGCGCGGCAGCGGCGACGCGGAGACGGGGCACGATGCCGACTCCGGCCAGCTGCTTGTGAAAATCAACCCCAAGTACTTTAGGCCTACTGAAGTG GACCTGCTTCTGGGTGATCCATCCAAAGCTAAACAGAAGCTAGGCTGGGTGCCTCGAGTGTCCTTCGACCAGCTAGTCAAAGATATGGTGGAAGCAGACCTCGAGCTGATGAAGAGGAATCCGGAGGCGTAG
- the LOC124636213 gene encoding integrator complex subunit 11 — MPDIKITPLGAGQDVGRSCILLSMGGKNIMLDCGMHMGYNDERRFPDFSYIVPEGPITSQIDCVIISHFHLDHCGALPYMSEMVGYTGPIYMTHPTKAIAPILLEDMRKVAVERKGESNFFTSQMIKDCIKKVTAVTLHQSVMVDNELEIKAYYAGHVLGAAMFWIRVGSQSVVYTGDYNMTPDRHLGAAWIDKCRPDLLITESTYATTIRDSKRCRERDFLKKVHECVEKGGKVLIPVFALGRAQELCILLETYWERMNLKYPVYFALGLTEKANNYYKMFITWTNQKIRKTFVQRNMFDFKHIKPFDKSYIDNPGAMVVFATPGMLHAGLSLNIFKKWAPYEQNMVIMPGFCVQGTVGHKILNGAKKVEFENRQVVEVKMAVEYMSFSAHADAKGIMQLIQYCEPKNVLLVHGEAQKMEFLKDKIEKEFKINCYMPANGETCTINTPTKIPIDVSLRLLKAEAVRYNAQPPDPKRRRVVNGILCVRDNRLSLLDIDEMCDEIGINRHIIRFTSTVRFEDPGPAVKTAEKLKTLLSEKLEGWTITISEANISVESVLIKVEGEEDSTKNIYVSWTNQDEDLGSYILGLLQSMVQ; from the coding sequence ATGCCCGATATAAAGATAACTCCGCTGGGAGCAGGGCAAGATGTCGGCCGTAGCTGTATACTGCTGTCTATGGGAGGTAAAAACATTATGTTGGACTGTGGAATGCACATGGGTTATAACGATGAACGACGTTTTCCAGACTTCTCGTATATTGTGCCAGAAGGGCCGATCACCAGTCAAATAGACTGTGTCATTATCTCACATTTCCATCTTGATCACTGCGGAGCGCTACCCTACATGTCCGAAATGGTGGGTTACACAGGCCCTATTTACATGACCCATCCCACAAAGGCTATTGCACCTATTCTACTTGAGGACATGAGAAAAGTTGCTGTAGAGAGGAAAGGAGAATCTAACTTCTTCACGTCTCAAATGATCAAAGACTGTATAAAGAAGGTGACAGCAGTAACTCTGCACCAGTCTGTGATGGTTGACAATGAGCTGGAGATTAAGGCATACTATGCTGGCCATGTGCTAGGTGCTGCTATGTTCTGGATCCGAGTTGGCTCACAGTCAGTTGTGTACACTGGTGACTACAACATGACTCCTGACAGGCATCTGGGAGCTGCCTGGATAGATAAATGCAGACCAGATCTACTAATAACAGAATCAACATATGCCACCACTATCCGAGACTCGAAGAGATGCAGAGAGAGAGATTTCCTCAAGAAAGTACATGAATGTGTTGAAAAAGGTGGCAAGGTACTCATACCTGTGTTTGCACTTGGAAGAGCTCAAgaactttgtattttattggaAACATACTGGGAGAGAATGAATTTGAAATACCCAGTTTACTTTGCACTGGGATTAACAGAGAAAGCTAACAATTATTATAAGATGTTCATAACCTGGACTAATCAGAAGATAAGAAAGACTTTCGTGCAAAGGAATATGTTTGATTTTAAGCACATTAAGCCATTTGACAAGTCCTACATTGACAACCCTGGGGCTATGGTGGTGTTCGCCACCCCGGGCATGTTGCATGCAGGTTTGTCTCTCAACATATTCAAGAAATGGGCTCCATATGAGCAGAACATGGTTATAATGCCAGGTTTCTGTGTCCAAGGTACAGTAGGACATAAAATCCTTAATGGTGCTAAAAAGGTTGAGTTTGAGAACCGCCAAGTGGTTGAAGTCAAAATGGCTGTAGAATACATGTCATTCTCTGCCCATGCTGATGCTAAAGGAATCATGCAGTTGATACAGTACTGTGAACCCAAGAATGTGCTCTTGGTTCATGGGGAGGCACAGAAAATGGAATTCTTGAAAGATAAGATTGAAAaggaattcaaaattaattgttacatgCCTGCAAATGGTGAAACTTGTACAATCAACACTCCTACAAAGATTCCTATTGATGTTTCTTTGAGACTGTTGAAGGCTGAGGCTGTGCGGTACAATGCGCAACCTCCGGACCCCAAAAGGCGGCGGGTCGTCAATGGAATTCTGTGTGTCAGGGACAACAGGCTGTCTCTCCTCGATATTGATGAAATGTGTGATGAAATTGGTATAAACCGACACATAATTAGGTTTACAAGTACAGTTCGCTTTGAAGACCCAGGTCCAGCCGTTAAGACTGCTGAGAAACTGAAGACATTGCTGTCAGAGAAGTTGGAAGGTTGGACCATCACAATTTCGGAGGCTAACATATCAGTTGAATCTGTACTTATCAAAGTTGAGGGGGAAGAGGATAGTACTAAGAATATCTATGTCTCATGGACTAACCAAGATGAAGATTTAGGTAGTTACATATTAGGATTACTGCAATCAATGgtccaataa